One Qipengyuania aurantiaca genomic region harbors:
- a CDS encoding DMT family transporter: MQQSERSGILIALCGFALLSVGDAVIKTMAGEFSPLGVAALRFALGAAGLSILLSANEGKAAFRPRNLRLQAIRGVCLAAASLCFFSAIFVMPLATAMALAFVSPVIVALLSGPLLGEKVRPAVWAASFVALVGVAMVLRPNLAELGLVALLPLASAFFFALMIIANRASAGQGSALSMQVFMQIGAMPVLILAALGGHFSGIESLRLELPDWTVLARCAVVAVTASSAHWLAYIGTQRAGAATIAPTTYVQMLVATFLGWWWFDDVPDLLTLAGAAIIIGAGLLLWWSTPREPAPVRAD; this comes from the coding sequence ATGCAGCAATCCGAGCGCAGTGGCATCCTGATCGCGCTTTGCGGCTTCGCGCTGCTGAGTGTCGGCGATGCCGTGATCAAGACAATGGCGGGCGAATTCTCGCCGCTGGGCGTGGCGGCGCTGCGCTTTGCGCTGGGGGCTGCGGGCCTGTCGATCCTGCTGTCGGCTAATGAGGGCAAGGCCGCCTTCCGCCCGCGCAATCTGCGCCTCCAGGCCATTCGCGGCGTGTGCCTTGCGGCTGCCTCGCTGTGTTTTTTCTCGGCCATCTTCGTCATGCCACTGGCGACCGCCATGGCGCTGGCGTTCGTCTCGCCGGTGATCGTCGCGCTGCTGAGCGGTCCGCTTTTGGGCGAGAAGGTCCGTCCGGCGGTCTGGGCGGCGAGCTTCGTTGCGCTGGTCGGTGTCGCCATGGTGCTGCGCCCCAATCTGGCGGAGCTCGGTCTCGTGGCGCTGCTCCCGCTCGCCTCGGCCTTCTTCTTTGCGCTCATGATCATCGCCAACCGCGCCAGTGCGGGGCAGGGGAGCGCGCTCTCCATGCAGGTTTTCATGCAGATCGGCGCCATGCCCGTGCTCATCCTCGCAGCGCTTGGCGGCCATTTCTCCGGTATCGAGAGCCTGCGCCTTGAATTGCCGGACTGGACGGTTTTAGCGCGGTGCGCCGTGGTCGCGGTCACCGCCAGCAGCGCGCACTGGCTCGCTTATATCGGCACACAGCGTGCAGGCGCGGCGACCATTGCGCCGACCACTTATGTGCAGATGCTGGTCGCGACCTTTCTCGGCTGGTGGTGGTTCGACGACGTTCCCGACCTCCTCACGCTGGCGGGGGCGGCCATCATCATCGGGGCGGGCCTCCTGCTCTGGTGGAGCACGCCGCGGGAACCGGCACCCGTCCGCGCCGATTGA
- the purQ gene encoding phosphoribosylformylglycinamidine synthase subunit PurQ — MAFRSAVITFPGSNCDRDMAVALEQVAGTAPLRVWHGDAELPDGLDFIALPGGFSYGDYLRSGAMAANSPIMREVVRAADRGVPVLGVCNGFQVLTEARLLPGALMRNASQHFICRTVGLKVENAESLFTKGYDAGQEIRIPVAHHDGNYFADEDTLDRLEGEGRVAFRYLENCNGSRRDIAGVLNKAGNVLGMMPHPERAVDAAHGGTDGLALFEGAMKALASA, encoded by the coding sequence ATGGCTTTCCGCAGCGCCGTCATCACCTTTCCCGGCTCCAATTGCGACCGCGACATGGCGGTGGCGCTGGAGCAGGTCGCCGGCACCGCACCGCTGCGCGTCTGGCACGGCGATGCCGAGCTTCCGGACGGGCTCGACTTCATCGCGCTGCCTGGCGGCTTCTCTTATGGCGACTACCTGCGTTCGGGCGCCATGGCGGCAAACAGCCCGATCATGCGCGAAGTGGTGCGCGCGGCCGACCGCGGCGTTCCCGTGCTGGGCGTGTGCAACGGCTTCCAGGTGCTGACCGAGGCGCGGCTGCTCCCCGGCGCGCTGATGCGCAACGCCAGCCAGCATTTCATCTGCCGCACCGTCGGTCTCAAGGTCGAAAACGCGGAATCGCTGTTCACCAAGGGCTATGACGCCGGACAGGAAATCCGCATCCCCGTGGCGCATCACGATGGCAATTATTTCGCCGACGAAGATACGCTCGACCGGCTCGAAGGCGAAGGCCGCGTGGCGTTTCGCTACCTCGAGAACTGCAACGGCTCGCGCCGCGATATCGCGGGCGTGCTCAACAAGGCCGGCAATGTCCTGGGCATGATGCCGCACCCCGAACGCGCGGTCGACGCCGCGCATGGCGGGACCGACGGGCTGGCTCTGTTCGAAGGTGCAATGAAGGCGCTCGCCAGCGCCTGA
- the purS gene encoding phosphoribosylformylglycinamidine synthase subunit PurS, whose product MKIRVLVSLKPGVLDPQGRAVHHALEGLGFKGVDDVRIGRTVELDVADDTSDAALTEMCEKLLANTVIENYTIEKLG is encoded by the coding sequence ATGAAGATTCGCGTTCTCGTCAGCCTCAAGCCCGGCGTGCTCGACCCGCAGGGCCGCGCCGTCCATCACGCGCTCGAAGGGCTCGGCTTCAAGGGCGTCGACGATGTCCGCATCGGCCGCACGGTCGAACTCGATGTCGCCGACGACACGAGCGACGCAGCGCTCACCGAGATGTGCGAGAAGCTGCTCGCGAACACGGTGATCGAAAACTACACGATCGAGAAGCTGGGCTGA
- a CDS encoding CpaF family protein, whose protein sequence is MSAFGRKNGPSGMGSGARPQFGVARPMNGGGAKPPAGGDENGGEQFPPLPAEGAPAPGSAGRAANSDAMSRLDERMNATHQTEGEVGGFEASVHKIKEQVLPRLLERVDPEAAATLTKDELSEEFRPIIMEVLAELKVTLNRREQFALEKVLVDELLGFGPLEELLNDPDISDIMVNGPDQTYVEKKGKLQIAPIRFRDEQHLFQIAQRIVNQVGRRVDQTTPLADARLKDGSRVNVIVPPLSLRGTALSIRKFSEKPITLDMLQGFGSMSEKMCTALKIAGACRMNIVISGGTGSGKTTMLNALSKMIDPGERVLTIEDAAELRLQQPHWLPLETRPPNLEGQGAITIGDLVKNALRMRPDRIILGEIRGAECFDLLAAMNTGHDGSMCTLHANSPRECLGRMENMILMGDIKIPKEAISRQIAESVDLIVQVKRLRDGSRRTTDITEVIGMEGDVIVTQNLFKFEYLDESDDGKIIGEFRASGLRPYTLEKARQFGFDQAYLEACL, encoded by the coding sequence ATGAGTGCATTCGGTCGGAAAAACGGTCCTTCGGGCATGGGTTCCGGCGCGCGTCCGCAATTCGGTGTGGCCCGTCCCATGAACGGCGGAGGCGCCAAGCCGCCTGCCGGTGGCGACGAAAACGGCGGCGAACAGTTCCCGCCGCTCCCCGCAGAAGGCGCGCCTGCGCCCGGTTCCGCCGGACGTGCGGCGAACAGCGATGCGATGTCGCGCCTCGACGAGCGCATGAACGCCACGCACCAGACAGAAGGCGAAGTCGGCGGTTTCGAGGCGAGCGTCCACAAGATCAAGGAGCAGGTGCTTCCCCGCCTGCTCGAACGCGTCGACCCCGAAGCGGCCGCCACGCTGACCAAGGATGAACTGTCGGAGGAATTCCGTCCGATCATCATGGAAGTGCTGGCCGAGCTTAAGGTCACCCTCAATCGCCGCGAACAGTTCGCGCTCGAAAAGGTCCTCGTCGACGAATTGCTCGGCTTCGGTCCGCTGGAAGAACTGCTCAACGACCCCGATATTTCGGATATCATGGTCAACGGCCCCGACCAGACCTACGTCGAAAAGAAGGGCAAGCTGCAGATTGCGCCGATCCGTTTCCGCGACGAACAGCACCTGTTCCAGATTGCCCAGCGCATCGTGAACCAGGTCGGCCGCCGCGTCGACCAGACCACACCGCTGGCCGACGCCCGCTTGAAGGACGGCTCACGTGTGAACGTGATCGTACCGCCGCTGTCGCTGCGCGGCACCGCGCTCTCGATTCGTAAGTTCTCCGAAAAGCCCATCACGCTCGACATGCTCCAGGGCTTCGGCTCGATGAGCGAGAAGATGTGTACCGCGCTCAAGATTGCCGGCGCCTGCCGCATGAACATCGTCATCTCGGGCGGTACGGGTTCGGGTAAGACGACCATGCTCAACGCCCTGTCGAAGATGATCGACCCGGGCGAGCGCGTGCTCACCATCGAGGACGCCGCCGAACTTCGCCTGCAGCAGCCGCACTGGCTGCCGCTTGAAACGCGTCCGCCGAACCTTGAAGGCCAGGGCGCCATCACCATCGGCGACCTCGTGAAGAACGCGCTGCGTATGCGTCCTGACCGCATTATCCTGGGCGAAATTCGTGGGGCGGAATGTTTCGACCTTCTCGCCGCCATGAACACGGGCCATGACGGTTCGATGTGTACGCTTCACGCCAACTCGCCGCGCGAGTGCCTCGGCCGTATGGAAAACATGATCCTGATGGGCGACATCAAGATCCCGAAAGAAGCCATTAGCCGCCAGATCGCCGAGTCGGTCGACCTGATCGTGCAGGTAAAGCGCCTTCGCGACGGTTCGCGTCGTACCACCGACATCACCGAGGTGATCGGCATGGAAGGCGACGTGATCGTGACGCAGAACCTCTTCAAGTTCGAGTATCTGGACGAGAGCGACGACGGGAAGATCATCGGCGAATTCCGCGCTTCGGGCCTGCGTCCCTACACCCTGGAAAAGGCGCGCCAGTTCGGCTTCGACCAGGCGTATCTGGAAGCCTGTCTCTAA
- the glmS gene encoding glutamine--fructose-6-phosphate transaminase (isomerizing) — protein sequence MCGIIGIVGSEAVADRLVDGLRRMEYRGYDSAGVCTIHEGDLVRRRAEGKLNNLVAELVNNPAPGEIGIAHTRWATHGAPTANNAHPHATDKVAIVHNGIIENYKELRAEVKAAGRTMESDTDSEVVAHLLTRRLENGETPHEAVANMLPRLRGAFALAIAFRDYPDMLIGARRGSPLVVGYGEGENYIGSDALALAPLTQQISYLEEGDWVEVTREGAKIFDEENQEVTREVRTSGASAAATEKGNYRHFMQKEIFEQPTVVAQTLSSYLRREDVSVALPQFDFDISSIRRVTIVACGTSYYAGMVAKYWFEQFARVPVDIDVASEFRYREPVLEDGGLSLFISQSGETADTLAALRHCKEAGQTIAAVVNVPTSTMAREADLLLPTHAGPEIGVASTKAFTCQLAVLAALAAHMAVKKGLMSRDEEYEVVKHLLEAPACLNAALDHDEDIAAMAHLIAPARDVLYLGRGPDYPLALEGALKLKEISYIHAEGYASGEMKHGPIALIDDDVPVIVLAPSGPLFEKSISNMEEVRARGGQIVLISDAAGLEDAGEGCLATIEMPRVHPLIAPLVYAIPVQLLAYHVACVKGTDVDQPRNLAKSVTVE from the coding sequence ATGTGCGGAATTATCGGTATCGTCGGCAGTGAAGCTGTGGCCGATAGGCTGGTCGACGGGCTGAGGCGCATGGAATACCGCGGCTATGACAGCGCGGGCGTATGCACGATTCACGAGGGCGACCTTGTGCGCCGCCGCGCCGAAGGCAAGCTCAACAACCTCGTCGCCGAGCTGGTCAACAATCCCGCGCCGGGCGAAATCGGCATCGCGCACACCCGCTGGGCCACGCATGGCGCGCCCACGGCCAACAACGCCCACCCGCATGCGACAGACAAGGTGGCGATCGTCCACAACGGCATCATCGAGAACTACAAGGAACTGCGCGCCGAGGTGAAGGCCGCCGGCCGCACGATGGAAAGCGACACCGACAGCGAGGTCGTCGCGCACTTGCTGACCCGCCGCCTCGAAAACGGCGAGACGCCGCACGAAGCCGTCGCCAATATGCTGCCCCGCCTGCGTGGCGCGTTTGCGCTGGCCATCGCCTTTCGGGACTACCCCGACATGCTGATCGGCGCCCGCCGCGGTTCGCCGCTGGTGGTCGGCTATGGCGAGGGCGAGAACTACATCGGCTCCGACGCGCTGGCGCTGGCCCCGCTGACGCAGCAGATTTCCTATCTCGAGGAAGGGGACTGGGTCGAAGTGACCCGCGAAGGCGCGAAGATATTCGATGAGGAGAACCAAGAGGTCACGCGCGAAGTGCGCACCTCCGGCGCCTCCGCCGCTGCAACCGAGAAGGGCAATTACCGCCACTTCATGCAGAAGGAGATCTTCGAGCAGCCGACCGTGGTGGCGCAGACGCTCTCCTCCTACCTGCGCCGCGAGGACGTGTCCGTCGCACTGCCGCAATTCGACTTCGATATCTCCAGCATCCGCCGCGTGACCATCGTCGCCTGCGGCACGTCCTATTACGCGGGCATGGTGGCGAAATACTGGTTCGAGCAGTTTGCGCGCGTGCCGGTCGACATCGATGTAGCTTCCGAATTCCGCTATCGCGAGCCGGTGCTGGAAGACGGCGGCTTGTCGCTCTTCATCTCGCAAAGCGGGGAGACCGCCGATACGCTGGCCGCCCTCCGCCATTGCAAGGAAGCGGGCCAGACCATCGCCGCCGTCGTCAATGTGCCGACCAGCACCATGGCGCGCGAGGCGGATTTGCTCCTGCCGACCCACGCCGGGCCGGAAATCGGCGTCGCCTCGACCAAGGCTTTCACCTGCCAGCTCGCGGTCCTTGCCGCGCTCGCCGCGCATATGGCGGTGAAGAAGGGGCTGATGAGCCGCGACGAGGAATATGAGGTGGTCAAGCACCTCCTCGAAGCGCCCGCCTGCCTCAACGCCGCGCTCGACCATGATGAGGACATTGCAGCCATGGCGCACCTCATCGCACCGGCGCGCGACGTGCTCTATCTGGGCCGTGGACCGGACTACCCCCTGGCTCTCGAGGGGGCGCTGAAGCTGAAGGAAATCAGCTACATCCACGCCGAGGGCTACGCCAGCGGCGAGATGAAGCACGGTCCCATCGCGCTGATCGACGACGATGTGCCGGTGATCGTGCTCGCCCCGTCGGGGCCGCTCTTCGAGAAGAGCATCTCCAATATGGAAGAGGTCCGCGCGCGTGGTGGGCAGATCGTCCTGATTTCGGATGCCGCGGGGCTTGAAGATGCGGGCGAGGGGTGCCTTGCCACGATCGAGATGCCACGCGTCCACCCGCTGATCGCGCCGCTGGTCTATGCAATTCCGGTGCAGCTACTTGCTTATCACGTGGCCTGCGTGAAGGGTACCGATGTCGACCAGCCGCGCAATCTCGCCAAATCGGTGACGGTGGAATAG
- a CDS encoding entericidin A/B family lipoprotein, whose protein sequence is MTKKITLLLSVLTMSVVVAGCNTVKGFGRDVQSIGEAGEEAIN, encoded by the coding sequence ATGACCAAGAAAATTACCCTTCTTCTTTCTGTTCTGACCATGTCGGTGGTGGTGGCCGGCTGCAACACGGTCAAGGGCTTCGGCAGGGACGTCCAGTCCATCGGCGAAGCCGGAGAAGAAGCCATCAACTGA
- a CDS encoding putative bifunctional diguanylate cyclase/phosphodiesterase → MRQVIGLQASGDFDYGRVHGRQYAMVTERSGTRIVLHSFAALVTYWICRDSVPQTILLALAATLAFAVGYAFFLDRRLSDAEERFFSLAEMKQHALGACFKGLTWAIGLGVLAFSGAGDKLALLWAVAGFLILSSSVSRYSAPLSAICFALMVSAGGLVASLAAFNYPLALVVLATGTFACFGVIETARTSLGARIAELAMQEKSETVSMLLREFEDGQADWLWQIDVKRRLRSVSPRLAFAMGREIADVEGKSFLQLISGDGWKTGQFPASLHDLADRLKGRESFSGLVVKALVNGQVRWWEMSGTPMFDEDGKWLGFRGVGSDVTTQRESSEKIEYLARYDTLTQLPNRLQVNESLAEALAYAEQWRTRCALLMIDLDRFKAVNDSLGHLIGDQMLAQVAGRLKPLMDEGELCGRLGGDEFAVIIRDAADRRRVDTLAKAIISALSAPYHVNNHVLYVGASVGSAIGPRDGRKVEELLRNADLALYAAKDEGGGTHCEYEPSLHSVAEERRVLEIALRSALERNEFELHYQPVVDANTEEVVSFEALIRWNSAEHGFVSPAKFIPLAEDTRLIVPIGTWVMQEACREAARHWPDHVKVNINVSPEQLIEPDFAGTVVRALSHSGLDPKRLEIEVTESIFMRDADIARKALEQCMALGCSVALDDFGTGYSSLGYLRKLKFTTIKVDRLFVQGAAQSSPESLAIIRAVVAMADSLGMTTTAEGVENEDEADLIRRLGCNKIQGYHFGRPMPVDDVRKIFSRGGRRKSA, encoded by the coding sequence ATGCGGCAGGTCATCGGGCTGCAGGCCTCCGGTGACTTCGACTATGGCCGCGTTCACGGTCGACAATATGCGATGGTGACCGAGCGGTCCGGAACGCGCATCGTCCTCCATTCCTTCGCAGCGCTGGTCACCTACTGGATTTGCCGCGACAGCGTGCCCCAGACGATCCTGCTCGCCCTTGCCGCGACGCTGGCCTTTGCAGTAGGCTACGCCTTCTTTCTCGACCGCCGGTTGAGCGATGCGGAAGAGCGCTTTTTTTCGCTCGCCGAGATGAAGCAACACGCGCTCGGCGCCTGCTTCAAGGGCCTGACCTGGGCGATTGGCCTCGGAGTGCTCGCCTTCAGCGGGGCGGGCGACAAGCTGGCGCTGCTCTGGGCGGTCGCCGGCTTCCTCATTTTAAGCAGCTCGGTCAGCCGCTACAGCGCGCCGCTGAGCGCGATCTGTTTCGCCTTGATGGTAAGCGCAGGCGGACTCGTGGCGAGCCTTGCCGCCTTCAATTACCCGCTGGCTCTTGTCGTCCTCGCGACGGGCACCTTCGCCTGCTTCGGGGTCATCGAGACTGCGCGCACCTCGCTCGGCGCACGCATTGCAGAGCTCGCAATGCAGGAGAAGAGCGAGACCGTCTCCATGCTGCTGCGCGAGTTCGAAGACGGGCAGGCCGACTGGCTGTGGCAGATCGACGTAAAGCGCCGCCTGCGTTCGGTCAGCCCGCGCCTTGCCTTCGCGATGGGCCGCGAGATTGCCGATGTCGAGGGCAAGTCCTTCCTCCAGCTGATTTCCGGCGACGGGTGGAAAACCGGCCAGTTCCCTGCAAGCCTCCACGATCTGGCCGACCGCCTGAAAGGCCGCGAGAGCTTCTCCGGACTCGTCGTCAAGGCGCTGGTCAACGGGCAGGTCCGCTGGTGGGAAATGTCCGGCACGCCGATGTTCGACGAAGACGGCAAATGGCTCGGCTTCCGCGGTGTCGGTTCGGACGTCACTACCCAGCGCGAGAGCAGCGAGAAGATCGAATATCTCGCGCGCTACGACACGCTCACCCAGCTGCCCAACCGCCTGCAGGTCAACGAATCCCTGGCCGAGGCGCTCGCCTATGCCGAGCAATGGCGCACGCGCTGCGCGCTGCTGATGATCGACCTCGACCGCTTCAAGGCGGTGAACGATTCGCTCGGTCATCTGATCGGCGACCAGATGCTGGCGCAGGTCGCCGGACGTCTCAAGCCGCTGATGGACGAAGGCGAGCTTTGCGGCCGCCTGGGCGGAGACGAGTTCGCCGTCATCATCCGCGATGCCGCCGACCGCCGCCGTGTCGACACGTTGGCCAAGGCGATCATCTCGGCGCTTTCCGCGCCTTATCACGTCAACAATCACGTGCTCTATGTCGGCGCCAGCGTCGGCTCGGCCATCGGTCCGCGTGACGGACGCAAGGTGGAAGAGCTGCTGCGCAACGCAGACCTCGCGCTTTACGCCGCGAAGGACGAGGGCGGCGGCACGCATTGCGAATACGAACCGTCGCTCCACAGTGTCGCCGAAGAACGCCGCGTACTGGAAATCGCGCTACGCAGCGCGCTGGAACGCAACGAGTTCGAGCTGCATTACCAGCCGGTAGTCGACGCGAATACCGAAGAGGTCGTCAGCTTCGAAGCGCTGATACGCTGGAACAGCGCCGAGCATGGCTTCGTCAGCCCGGCCAAGTTCATCCCGCTTGCCGAAGACACGCGCCTGATCGTGCCGATCGGCACATGGGTGATGCAGGAAGCCTGCCGCGAGGCCGCGCGCCACTGGCCGGACCATGTGAAGGTGAACATCAACGTCTCGCCCGAACAGCTGATCGAGCCCGATTTTGCCGGCACCGTGGTGCGCGCGCTCTCGCATAGCGGGCTCGACCCCAAGCGCCTCGAAATCGAGGTGACCGAGAGCATCTTCATGCGCGACGCCGATATCGCCCGCAAGGCGCTGGAGCAGTGCATGGCGCTGGGCTGCTCGGTTGCGCTCGACGATTTCGGCACCGGCTATTCCTCGCTCGGCTATCTGCGCAAGCTGAAGTTCACGACCATCAAGGTGGACCGCCTCTTCGTGCAAGGGGCCGCGCAGAGCAGCCCCGAAAGCCTCGCGATCATCCGCGCCGTGGTGGCCATGGCCGACAGCCTCGGCATGACGACGACCGCCGAAGGGGTGGAGAACGAGGACGAGGCCGATCTCATCCGCCGTCTGGGATGCAACAAGATCCAGGGCTACCACTTCGGGCGCCCGATGCCGGTCGACGATGTGCGCAAGATCTTCTCGCGCGGGGGCCGGCGCAAGAGCGCCTGA
- a CDS encoding entericidin A/B family lipoprotein — protein MIKKLLLAFGITSIALTATACNTVKGFGRDVESVGEAGEDAID, from the coding sequence ATGATCAAGAAGCTACTCCTCGCGTTCGGTATCACTTCGATTGCGCTCACCGCGACCGCCTGCAACACTGTCAAGGGTTTCGGTCGTGACGTGGAATCGGTGGGTGAAGCCGGAGAAGACGCGATCGATTAA
- a CDS encoding TonB-dependent receptor — protein sequence MIDRSLTLRLLSASTLTLAFAQPAMAQDTIDSSDSEATGAEQADNGALDVIVVTANRREENLQDVAISAATISADAAQTIFDAGADVTALAARVPGLFVESSNGRAAPRFYIRGLGNTDFDLAASQPVSVVQDDVVLENVTLKSFPIFDVERIEVLRGPQGTLFGRNTPAGIVKIDTTKPGDEFAVRGSASYGSFNSVAIDGGVTVPLVPGVASVRLSGLWQQRDNWVDNGFTGQDDVYGAYSDIAGRAQLLLTPTDRISILGSYAVRDLDGTSTLFRANILGPGSNDLNENYDRDTVFYDAGAGNQAQYDAEIATVKAEYDADFATFTSITSWANSEGSSRGDIDGGNVVFGPGPIPFPSDTRDSIVLDQFTQEVRLASNSGGMIEWQVGGFYFDSDFDVTTVGFDLAGNVDFPPSTTVNHTNESWAVFGQVTGQVTDLLKLTGGVRYTEDDKDFFVRDAADPQARSVSDERISWDLAAFYEVSADASVYARVASGFRAPTIQGRDVAFFNPPSVATSETIMSYEAGLKSELLDRRVRFNLAGYYYTINDPQFSAVGGGGNLVQLVNADKGRGYGFELDSAFQITPDFLITAGASWNNTEIQDENLLVGVCQPFPGAPVHCAVTDPTVVVDGATRAFVDGNPFPNAPEWIADVSARYAVPVSSDGELFAYTDWTYQGATNFFLYESMEFNSDNQIEGGLRVGYAKFDGSLEVALFARNITDEDNVKGGIDFNNRTAFVNDPRVIGVSVRFQH from the coding sequence ATGATTGACCGCTCCCTTACCCTCCGCCTCCTCTCCGCCAGCACGCTGACGCTCGCCTTCGCGCAGCCAGCCATGGCGCAGGACACCATCGACAGCTCCGACAGCGAAGCCACCGGCGCCGAACAGGCTGACAACGGCGCGCTCGACGTGATCGTCGTGACCGCCAACCGCCGTGAGGAAAACCTGCAGGATGTCGCCATTTCGGCCGCGACCATCTCGGCCGATGCCGCGCAGACGATCTTCGACGCCGGCGCCGATGTGACCGCGCTCGCCGCACGCGTCCCGGGCCTCTTCGTCGAAAGCTCCAACGGCCGTGCAGCCCCGCGTTTCTACATCCGCGGCCTCGGCAACACCGACTTCGACCTTGCAGCCTCGCAGCCCGTTTCGGTGGTGCAGGACGATGTCGTCCTCGAAAACGTGACGCTCAAGAGCTTCCCGATCTTCGACGTCGAGCGCATCGAAGTTCTTCGCGGCCCGCAGGGCACGCTGTTCGGTCGCAACACGCCGGCCGGTATCGTCAAGATCGACACCACCAAGCCGGGTGACGAATTCGCCGTGCGCGGTTCGGCCAGCTACGGCAGCTTCAACTCGGTCGCCATCGACGGCGGCGTCACCGTTCCTCTCGTTCCGGGCGTCGCCTCGGTCCGCCTGTCGGGCCTGTGGCAGCAGCGCGATAACTGGGTCGACAACGGCTTCACCGGTCAGGACGACGTCTATGGCGCCTACAGCGACATTGCCGGCCGCGCGCAGCTCCTGCTGACGCCGACCGATCGCATCTCGATCCTCGGCAGCTACGCCGTGCGCGATCTCGACGGCACCTCGACCCTGTTCCGCGCCAACATCCTCGGCCCGGGTTCGAACGACCTCAACGAAAACTACGACCGCGACACCGTGTTCTACGATGCGGGGGCTGGCAACCAGGCCCAGTATGACGCCGAGATCGCGACCGTGAAGGCCGAATACGACGCCGACTTCGCGACTTTCACCAGCATCACCAGCTGGGCCAACAGCGAAGGTTCGAGCCGCGGCGATATCGACGGCGGCAATGTCGTCTTCGGCCCCGGCCCGATCCCGTTCCCGTCCGACACGCGCGATTCCATCGTGCTCGACCAGTTCACGCAGGAAGTGCGTCTTGCCTCGAACAGCGGCGGTATGATCGAATGGCAGGTCGGCGGCTTCTACTTCGACAGCGATTTCGACGTGACCACCGTCGGCTTTGATTTGGCTGGCAATGTTGATTTCCCGCCGTCGACTACGGTGAACCATACGAACGAAAGCTGGGCGGTCTTCGGTCAGGTTACCGGTCAGGTCACCGACCTGCTCAAGCTGACCGGCGGTGTGCGCTACACCGAGGACGACAAGGACTTCTTCGTGCGTGACGCAGCCGATCCGCAGGCACGTTCGGTTTCGGACGAGCGTATCAGCTGGGATCTCGCGGCCTTCTACGAAGTCAGCGCCGACGCCAGCGTTTACGCCCGTGTCGCCAGCGGCTTCCGCGCTCCGACCATCCAGGGCCGCGACGTGGCGTTCTTCAACCCGCCGTCCGTTGCGACCAGCGAAACGATCATGAGCTACGAAGCGGGCCTCAAGTCCGAACTGCTCGATCGCCGCGTGCGCTTCAACCTCGCCGGTTACTACTACACCATCAACGACCCGCAGTTTTCGGCCGTCGGTGGTGGCGGTAACCTTGTCCAGCTGGTGAACGCCGATAAGGGCCGTGGATACGGCTTCGAACTCGACAGCGCGTTCCAGATTACGCCGGACTTCCTGATCACCGCTGGTGCCAGCTGGAACAACACCGAAATTCAGGACGAAAACCTGCTTGTGGGCGTGTGCCAACCGTTCCCCGGCGCACCGGTCCACTGCGCCGTGACCGATCCGACTGTGGTCGTCGACGGGGCAACCCGCGCGTTTGTCGACGGCAACCCGTTCCCGAACGCTCCGGAATGGATCGCCGATGTCTCGGCCCGTTATGCCGTACCGGTCAGTTCGGACGGCGAGCTCTTCGCCTACACCGACTGGACCTATCAGGGCGCGACGAACTTCTTCCTCTACGAGAGCATGGAGTTTAATTCGGACAATCAGATCGAAGGCGGTCTGCGGGTCGGCTACGCCAAGTTCGACGGCAGCCTCGAAGTGGCGCTGTTCGCGCGCAACATCACCGATGAGGACAATGTGAAGGGCGGCATCGATTTCAACAACCGCACCGCATTCGTGAACGATCCGCGCGTCATCGGCGTCTCGGTGCGTTTCCAGCACTGA
- a CDS encoding DUF938 domain-containing protein, whose protein sequence is MKRHAPATARNSEPLAEVLEKELPDCGLVLEIASGTGEHAIFMARRFPMLRWQPSDQDASALESIAAWAGEAGLANLQEPIELDASGEAWPIDAADAILCVNMIHISPWSATEGLFRGAATLLDKGAPLILYGPYLEEGTETAASNLSFDASLKARDTAWGLRLLEAVDELAASNGFTRSARHKMPANNLTIVFRRT, encoded by the coding sequence TTGAAGCGCCACGCGCCCGCGACCGCGCGCAATTCCGAACCGCTGGCCGAGGTGCTGGAGAAGGAATTGCCGGACTGCGGCCTGGTGCTGGAAATCGCCAGCGGGACGGGCGAACACGCCATCTTCATGGCGCGGCGCTTCCCCATGCTGCGGTGGCAACCGAGCGACCAGGATGCGTCGGCGCTGGAATCGATCGCCGCCTGGGCGGGGGAGGCCGGCCTGGCAAACCTGCAAGAGCCGATCGAACTCGACGCCTCGGGCGAAGCATGGCCGATCGACGCAGCCGATGCGATCCTGTGCGTCAACATGATCCACATCAGCCCCTGGAGCGCGACCGAAGGTCTTTTTCGCGGCGCGGCGACGCTTCTGGATAAGGGCGCGCCGCTTATCCTTTACGGCCCCTACCTGGAAGAGGGCACGGAGACGGCCGCATCCAATCTCTCCTTCGACGCAAGCCTCAAGGCCCGCGATACGGCCTGGGGCCTCCGCTTGCTCGAAGCCGTCGACGAGCTTGCCGCAAGCAATGGGTTCACCCGCAGCGCGCGTCATAAGATGCCCGCGAACAATCTCACGATCGTATTTCGCCGGACATAG